The Malus domestica chromosome 06, GDT2T_hap1 genome has a segment encoding these proteins:
- the LOC139197158 gene encoding WAT1-related protein At2g37460-like: MDEPTSGLWVWDFNTFCWVFVGICASLVQYLGTTLTKKTDAVFVSSFTPISMILVIGLSTMIFHDRTKKTEYWGVIMIVIGLSIFHWGEYRSTSKEEERLRLRLNLRRRFELMRGGTCAEGGAFCMNCSLPP; the protein is encoded by the exons ATGGACGAGCCTACAAGTGGGTTATGGGTTTGGGACTTCAACACATTTTGCTGGGTATTCGTG GGCATTTGTGCTAGTCTAGTGCAGTATTTGGGGACCACTTTGACGAAGAAGACGGATGCTGTATTTGTGTCGTCATTTACCCCGATATCCATGATTTTAGTTATTGGGCTATCAACTATGATATTCCATGATCGCACAAAAAAAACCGAG TATTGGGGTGTCATAATGATTGTGATAGGGCTTTCCATTTTTCACTGGGGAGAATATCGATCAACCTCTAAGGAGGAGGAGCGTTTGAGGTTGAGGCTCAATCTGCGGAGGAGGTTTGAGTTGATGAG AGGAGGAACATGTGCAGAAGGAGGAGCATTTTGTATGAATTGCTCACTTCCACCATAA